In Manis pentadactyla isolate mManPen7 chromosome 8, mManPen7.hap1, whole genome shotgun sequence, the following are encoded in one genomic region:
- the LOC130684652 gene encoding F-box-like/WD repeat-containing protein TBL1X gives SLPQVSRSLGTSDVVFLIVSSQVNGGGVSSCSLISLGLTAYILIYEQQERKYSNAICEPLNWEPLTGEAHSSRAIRGEALCLFRAAHQLFLLACFFQSDRTLLATGSYDGFARIWTEDGNLASTLGQHKGPIFALKWNKKGNYILSAGVDKQTTIWDAHTGEAKQQFPFHSTPALDVDWQNNTTFASCSTDMCIHVCRLGCDRPIKTFQGHTNEVNAIKWDPSGMLLASCSDDMTLKIWSMKQDMGVHDLQAHSKEIYTIKWSPTGPATSNPNCNIMLAR, from the exons agcttaCCTCAAGTCTCCAGAAGTCTTGGAACTTCCGACGTGGTGTTTTTAATCGTGTCATCACAGGTGAATGGTGGCGGTGTCTCTTCCTGCTCCCTCATCTCCTTGGGGCTAACGGCTTACATTTTAATTTACGAGCAGCAGGAGCGCAAGTACTCAAATGCAATCTGTGAGCCTCTGAACTGGGAACCACTTACTGGCGAGGCGCATTCTAGCCGTGCCATAAGGGGAGAGGCCCTCTGCCTTTTCAGAGCTGCCCATCAGCTGTTCTTGTTGGCCTGTTTCTTCCAGAGCGACAGAACACTGTTGGCCACAGGCTCGTATGATGGTTTTGCAAGAATATGGACGGAAGATG GTAACCTGGCCAGCACCTTAGGCCAACATAAAGGCCCCATCTTCGCCTTGAAATGGAACAAAAAGGGGAATTACATTCTGAGTgcaggtgtggataaa CAGACAACAATTTGGGACGCCCACACAGGGGAAGCCAAACAGCAGTTTCCGTTTCATTCCa CCCCTGCTCTTGATGTAGACTGGCAGAACAACACCACCTTTGCCTCCTGTAGCACAGACATGTGTATCCACGTCTGCAGACTCGGCTGTGACCGCCCAATCAAAACCTTCCAAGGACACACA AATGAGGTCAATGCCATTAAGTGGGATCCTTCTGGAATGTTGCTAGCATCCTGCTCCGATGACATGACATTAAAA ATCTGGAGTATGAAGCAAGATATGGGTGTCCATGACCTTCAGGCTCATAGCAAAGAGATATACACCATCAAGTGGAGTCCCACCGGGCCAGCCACCAGCAACCCCAATTGCAACATTATGCTAGCGAGGTAA